The following is a genomic window from Kiritimatiellia bacterium.
GGGGCGCCGTGCGGATCAAGAAGGTCTGCGGCGCGCTGGTGATCCTGGGCGGGCTCTGGCTCCTGTACACCGCACCCTAGGAGGATAACCATGTCGCATATCTCGTGGCGCATCGCGCTGCTGAACGGCCTGTTCGTTTTGTCCGTGGCGGCGCCCGGATGGGCGGCCGGGGAGCCGGTCACGGCCCCGGCGGAGACGGTGGTGTTCTATTTCCACCGGACCGGACGGTGCCCGACCTGTCTCAAATTGGAGGCTTGGTCCGGCGAGGTGGTGCAGGGCCTGGCGGCCGGCGAAAACCCCCGGGCCGTGACATTCAAGGCCGTGAACCTCGACGTCCCTGAAAACAAGCATTACGAACAGGACTTCCAGCTCACCTTCTCCTCCGTGGTGGCGGCCGAGGTGCAGGCGGACGGGCGGGCCGCGCGCTGGAAAAACCTGGGCCGGATATGGGAGCTTTCCGGGCGAGAGGTGGAGTTCCGGAAATATCTTGCGGAGGAAATCGGTCGGTTCCTGGGCGCCCGGGGTCCGAAGCCGTCCCCCTGACGAGCCGCGGCCGGAGCCGTCCGCTGTGGCCTCCTTGACGAACGCCCACTTCGCGTTTATATTTCGTTATATGACGAAATGGAACAAGTCGTGAACAAGGCCTGCCGCGCGTTCGGGGCCTTGTCGGATATCCATCGCCTGCGGCTGCTGCTGGCCTTGCGCCGCGGCGAGCGGTGCGTTTGCCAGTTGATCGCGCTGATGGGGCTCGCTCCGTCCACCGTGTCCAAGCACCTGTCGATTCTCCGCGACGCGGGCTGGCTGGCGTCCCGTAAGCAGGGACGCTGGGTTTACTACCGCCTGGCGGAGCCCCTGCCTTTTCCAATGTTTGGAACAAAGGCCGCCCCGTTTTTCCAAGCATTGGAAAAGTCGCCGGCCGCGATGGCGGACGCGCGGAGACTGCGGCGGATAGCGGAAATGGACGCGGAGGTTCTATGCCGGAAG
Proteins encoded in this region:
- a CDS encoding helix-turn-helix transcriptional regulator, which produces MEQVVNKACRAFGALSDIHRLRLLLALRRGERCVCQLIALMGLAPSTVSKHLSILRDAGWLASRKQGRWVYYRLAEPLPFPMFGTKAAPFFQALEKSPAAMADARRLRRIAEMDAEVLCRKIMGR